One genomic segment of Pseudomonas sp. p1(2021b) includes these proteins:
- a CDS encoding ZIP family metal transporter: MWVIGRGLRLLRLTLGTLLLVLGAVLLVARGVAWLDLEPSMHQALVGGGWAALGTALGAIPVLVIRNMPAALTDTLLGFGAGVMLAATAFSLVVPGLEAGRVMGFGPWTAGALVSFGLLLGALCLFMVGLKTSGGAPEVLVEAGSQLAIPARIRLFVFAIIAHNIPEGMAIGVSAAGDMAEADSLALGIALQDVPEGLVIALVLAGAGMSRFKAFLIGAASGLVEPLAAVICAWLVNIAELLLPLGLACAAGAMLLVVTQEVIPESRSNGHHRLASLGLCVGFCVMMVMDTTMS, translated from the coding sequence ATGTGGGTAATTGGCAGAGGGCTGCGCCTTCTCCGGTTGACATTGGGTACCCTGCTGCTGGTGTTGGGGGCTGTATTGTTGGTCGCGCGGGGTGTCGCCTGGCTCGATCTGGAGCCCTCCATGCATCAAGCCTTGGTGGGCGGCGGCTGGGCTGCCCTGGGCACGGCACTGGGCGCGATACCGGTGTTGGTGATCCGTAATATGCCGGCTGCACTGACCGATACGTTATTGGGCTTCGGCGCGGGGGTGATGCTCGCGGCGACCGCGTTTTCGCTGGTCGTACCCGGGCTGGAGGCGGGCCGAGTTATGGGTTTCGGCCCTTGGACGGCTGGTGCTCTGGTCAGCTTCGGGCTGCTGTTAGGTGCCTTATGCCTGTTCATGGTGGGCCTGAAGACCTCTGGTGGGGCGCCCGAGGTCTTGGTTGAAGCGGGGAGTCAGCTGGCAATTCCCGCGCGTATCCGGTTGTTCGTGTTCGCTATCATCGCCCACAACATTCCAGAAGGCATGGCTATTGGCGTATCGGCCGCAGGTGACATGGCCGAGGCTGACAGCCTGGCCCTGGGTATCGCTTTACAGGATGTGCCCGAGGGGTTGGTGATCGCGTTGGTGTTGGCCGGGGCGGGGATGTCGCGCTTCAAGGCATTCCTGATAGGTGCGGCCTCTGGCTTGGTCGAACCTCTAGCAGCGGTGATCTGCGCCTGGCTGGTCAACATTGCCGAGCTGCTGTTGCCGTTAGGGCTGGCCTGTGCGGCAGGGGCGATGTTGTTGGTCGTTACCCAGGAGGTCATTCCGGAGTCGCGCAGCAATGGGCATCACCGTCTGGCCAGCCTGGGGCTTTGCGTTGGGTTCTGCGTGATGATGGTGATGGATACGACGATGTCTTGA
- a CDS encoding RNA polymerase factor sigma-54: MKPSLVLKMGQQLTMTPQLQQAIRLLQLSTLDLQQEIQEALESNPMLERQEDGDDFDNSDPMADNAESKPVAEAQDNSFQESTASAETLEEGEWNERIPNELPVDTAWEDIYQTSASSLPASDDDEWDFTTRTSTGESLQSHLLWQLNLAPMSDTDRLIAVTLIDSINGQGYLEDSLEEICAGFDPELDIELDEVEAVLHRIQQFEPAGIGARNLGECLLLQLRQLPADTPWMAEAQRLVSDFIDLLGSRDYSQLMRRMKLKEDELRQVIELVQSLNPRPGSQIESSEPEYVVPDVIVRKDNDRWLVELNQEAIPRLRVNPQYAGFVRRADTSADNTFMRNQLQEARWFIKSLQSRNETLMKVATQIVEHQRGFLDQGDEAMKPLVLHDIAEAVGMHESTISRVTTQKYMHTPRGIYELKYFFSSHVSTSEGGECSSTAIRAIIKKLVAAENQKKPLSDSKIAGLLEAQGIQVARRTVAKYRESLGIAPSSERKRLM, from the coding sequence ATGAAACCATCGCTCGTCCTAAAAATGGGCCAGCAACTGACGATGACACCGCAGTTGCAACAGGCCATCCGTCTGCTCCAGCTCTCTACCCTGGACCTTCAACAGGAAATTCAGGAAGCGCTGGAATCCAACCCGATGCTCGAACGTCAGGAAGACGGCGACGACTTCGACAACAGCGACCCCATGGCCGACAACGCCGAGAGCAAGCCGGTCGCCGAAGCCCAGGACAACAGCTTCCAGGAAAGCACGGCCAGCGCCGAAACCCTGGAAGAAGGCGAATGGAACGAGCGCATCCCCAACGAACTGCCCGTCGACACGGCCTGGGAAGACATCTACCAGACCAGCGCCAGCAGCCTGCCGGCCAGCGATGACGACGAGTGGGACTTCACTACCCGTACCTCCACCGGCGAGAGCCTGCAAAGCCACCTGCTGTGGCAGTTGAACCTGGCACCGATGTCCGACACCGACCGGCTCATTGCCGTGACCCTGATCGACAGCATCAACGGCCAGGGCTACCTGGAGGACAGCCTCGAGGAAATCTGCGCAGGCTTCGACCCCGAGCTGGATATCGAGCTGGATGAAGTGGAAGCCGTACTGCACCGCATCCAGCAGTTCGAGCCTGCCGGCATCGGCGCACGCAACCTCGGCGAATGCCTGCTGCTGCAGCTGCGCCAGCTGCCGGCCGACACCCCATGGATGGCCGAAGCCCAGCGCCTGGTCAGCGACTTCATCGACCTGCTCGGCAGCCGCGACTACAGCCAGCTGATGCGGCGCATGAAGCTCAAGGAAGATGAGCTGCGCCAGGTCATCGAGCTGGTACAGAGCCTCAACCCGCGCCCGGGCTCGCAGATCGAATCCAGCGAACCGGAATACGTGGTACCCGACGTCATCGTGCGCAAGGACAACGACCGCTGGCTGGTGGAGCTCAACCAGGAAGCGATCCCGCGCCTGCGGGTCAACCCGCAATACGCAGGTTTCGTCCGCCGCGCCGACACCAGCGCCGACAACACCTTCATGCGCAACCAGTTGCAGGAGGCACGCTGGTTCATCAAGAGCCTGCAGAGCCGCAACGAGACGCTGATGAAGGTCGCCACCCAGATCGTCGAGCACCAGCGCGGCTTCCTCGACCAGGGCGACGAGGCGATGAAGCCGTTGGTGCTACACGACATCGCCGAGGCGGTCGGCATGCACGAATCGACCATTTCCCGGGTCACCACGCAGAAATACATGCATACCCCGCGTGGCATCTATGAATTGAAATACTTTTTCTCGAGCCATGTGAGCACCTCCGAAGGCGGTGAATGCTCGTCTACGGCGATCCGCGCGATCATCAAGAAACTGGTTGCGGCGGAAAATCAGAAAAAGCCATTGAGTGACAGCAAGATCGCTGGTTTACTGGAGGCACAAGGCATCCAGGTAGCCCGTCGCACCGTCGCCAAGTACCGCGAGTCCCTCGGCATCGCACCGTCGAGCGAGCGCAAGCGACTGATGTAG
- the lptB gene encoding LPS export ABC transporter ATP-binding protein, with the protein MATLKAQHLAKSYKGRQVVRDVSLSIDSGQIVGLLGPNGAGKTTCFYMIVGLVRADQGRVLIDNLDVSHQPMHGRARAGIGYLPQEASIFRKLSVADNIMAILETRKDLDRDGRRKELESLLQEFHISHIRDNLGMSLSGGERRRVEIARALATAPKFILLDEPFAGVDPISVGDIKQIIHHLKAKGIGVLITDHNVRETLDICETAYIVNDGQLIAEGDAETILANDLVKEVYLGHEFRL; encoded by the coding sequence ATGGCAACCCTCAAAGCCCAGCACCTGGCCAAGAGCTACAAGGGCCGCCAGGTCGTCCGCGACGTCAGCCTGTCGATCGACAGCGGCCAGATCGTCGGCCTGCTCGGCCCCAACGGCGCCGGCAAGACCACCTGCTTCTACATGATCGTCGGCCTGGTCCGCGCCGACCAGGGCCGCGTGCTGATCGACAACCTGGACGTCAGCCACCAGCCCATGCACGGTCGCGCCCGCGCCGGCATCGGCTACCTGCCCCAGGAAGCGTCGATCTTCCGCAAACTGTCGGTGGCCGACAACATCATGGCCATCCTCGAGACCCGCAAGGACCTCGACCGCGACGGCCGCCGCAAGGAGCTGGAAAGCCTGCTGCAGGAGTTCCACATCAGCCACATCCGTGACAACCTCGGCATGAGCCTCTCCGGTGGCGAACGCCGCCGCGTCGAGATCGCACGGGCATTGGCCACCGCGCCGAAGTTCATCCTGCTGGACGAACCCTTCGCCGGTGTCGACCCGATTTCCGTGGGCGATATCAAGCAGATCATCCATCACCTCAAGGCCAAGGGCATCGGTGTGCTGATCACCGACCACAACGTCCGCGAGACGCTCGATATCTGCGAGACCGCCTACATCGTCAACGATGGACAACTGATCGCCGAAGGCGATGCCGAGACTATCCTGGCCAATGACCTGGTCAAGGAGGTCTACCTGGGCCACGAGTTCCGACTCTGA
- the hpf gene encoding ribosome hibernation-promoting factor, HPF/YfiA family, translating to MQVNISGQHVEVTQPLREYVLEKLARVEGHFDKITNVTVIMKVEKLQQKVEATLQIPGGEVVANAEHQDMYAAIDALADKLDRQLKKHKEKQQSLLQGAAAR from the coding sequence ATGCAAGTCAACATCAGTGGACAGCATGTAGAAGTCACCCAACCACTGCGTGAGTACGTACTCGAGAAGCTCGCCCGGGTGGAAGGACATTTCGACAAGATCACCAATGTCACGGTGATCATGAAAGTCGAGAAACTGCAGCAGAAGGTCGAGGCCACGCTCCAGATTCCCGGCGGAGAAGTGGTTGCCAACGCCGAACACCAAGACATGTATGCAGCGATCGATGCCCTGGCTGACAAGCTCGACCGCCAACTGAAAAAACACAAGGAAAAACAGCAAAGCCTGCTGCAAGGTGCAGCCGCCCGCTGA
- the ptsN gene encoding PTS IIA-like nitrogen regulatory protein PtsN, whose protein sequence is MIRLETILTPGRSLVNVPGGSKKRALEKVANLIAEQIPELEMQDVFEKLVAREKLGSTGFGNGIAIPHCRLEGCTAPVSALLHLDAPIDYDAIDGAPVDLLFVLLVPEAATDAHLELLRQIASMLDRKEVRDRLRAAGSSEALYQVVLDAQNEH, encoded by the coding sequence ATGATCCGACTTGAAACCATCCTGACCCCCGGCCGTTCCCTCGTGAACGTGCCGGGCGGCAGTAAGAAGCGCGCCCTGGAAAAGGTCGCCAACCTGATCGCCGAGCAAATTCCCGAACTGGAGATGCAGGACGTCTTCGAAAAGTTGGTTGCCCGCGAGAAACTGGGCTCCACCGGCTTCGGCAATGGCATCGCCATCCCCCACTGCCGGCTCGAAGGCTGCACGGCGCCCGTCAGCGCCCTGCTGCACCTGGATGCTCCCATCGACTACGACGCCATCGATGGCGCGCCCGTGGACCTGCTGTTCGTCCTGCTGGTACCCGAGGCGGCCACCGATGCCCACCTTGAACTGCTGCGCCAGATCGCCAGCATGCTCGATCGCAAGGAGGTCCGCGATCGCCTGCGTGCCGCCGGCAGCAGCGAGGCCCTGTACCAGGTAGTCCTAGACGCACAGAACGAGCACTGA
- the rapZ gene encoding RNase adapter RapZ, translating into MRLIIVSGRSGSGKSTALDVLEDNGYYCIDNLPAGLLPQLAENALINTELLQPKVAVSIDARNLPSHLTRFPDLLEEARSRHIQCDVLYLDADEETLLKRFSETRRRHPLTNANRSLAEAIRVESELLGPISDLADLKIDTTNLNLYQLRDSIKLRLLNQPEPGTAFLVESFGFKRGMPVDADLVFDVRCLPNPYWKPELREHSGLDQPVIDYLAAQPDVEEMFQDISSYLLKWLPRFAASNRAYVTIAIGCTGGHHRSVYLTERLGQLLQQSLKNVQVRHRDL; encoded by the coding sequence ATGCGCCTGATCATCGTCAGCGGCCGGTCCGGCTCCGGCAAAAGTACCGCCCTCGATGTCCTGGAAGACAACGGCTACTACTGCATCGACAACCTGCCCGCCGGGTTGTTGCCGCAACTGGCCGAAAATGCACTGATCAATACCGAGCTGTTGCAACCGAAGGTGGCCGTCTCCATCGACGCGCGCAACCTGCCCAGCCACCTGACCCGTTTTCCCGACCTGCTCGAAGAGGCCCGGAGCCGGCATATCCAGTGCGACGTGCTGTACCTGGACGCCGACGAGGAGACACTGCTCAAGCGCTTCTCCGAGACCCGCCGGCGCCACCCGCTGACCAACGCCAATCGCTCCCTGGCAGAGGCGATCCGGGTCGAAAGCGAGCTGCTCGGCCCGATCTCCGATCTGGCCGACCTGAAGATCGACACCACCAACCTGAACCTCTACCAGTTGCGCGATTCGATCAAGCTGCGCCTGCTCAACCAGCCCGAGCCCGGCACCGCGTTCCTGGTCGAGTCCTTCGGTTTCAAGCGCGGCATGCCCGTGGACGCCGACCTGGTGTTCGACGTACGCTGCCTGCCCAACCCGTACTGGAAGCCGGAGTTGCGCGAGCATTCCGGGCTGGACCAGCCGGTGATCGACTACCTGGCCGCCCAGCCGGATGTCGAGGAGATGTTCCAGGATATCTCCAGCTACCTGCTCAAATGGCTGCCCCGCTTCGCCGCCAGCAACCGTGCGTATGTCACCATCGCCATCGGCTGCACCGGCGGGCACCATCGTTCCGTGTACCTGACCGAGCGCTTGGGCCAGTTGCTGCAACAATCCCTGAAAAACGTCCAGGTTCGCCACCGCGACCTCTAG
- a CDS encoding HPr family phosphocarrier protein produces the protein MPAREITIINKLGLHARAAAKFVGVAGRFPCQVRVGRAPDKLVDGKSIMAVMMLAAGKGTQVHLMTEGEQDTEAMDALVELINNYFDEGE, from the coding sequence ATGCCCGCCCGCGAAATCACCATCATCAACAAGCTTGGCCTGCATGCCCGGGCGGCGGCCAAGTTCGTCGGCGTGGCCGGCCGCTTCCCCTGCCAGGTCAGGGTCGGGCGCGCGCCGGACAAGCTGGTGGATGGCAAGAGCATCATGGCGGTGATGATGCTCGCCGCAGGCAAAGGTACCCAGGTGCACCTGATGACCGAGGGCGAGCAGGACACCGAGGCCATGGATGCCCTGGTCGAATTGATCAACAACTACTTCGACGAAGGCGAGTAG
- a CDS encoding metallophosphoesterase, whose translation MNTLAHHLNTTTSSELHAASPLCWVITSDPQYPRTLEYGYDESKEGKQLSSAQISEQYRKINTFRQHHPLGFDNVPVFINGDITEYYRGYQVSEMNRQIDTLGSAVYVGLGNHDYDNNVNDCYRNGCARDAVTDMVERAGNLAPDAFDFKNEIWDSYTGYKLFRGSLAYSKTLGDFTFIQLQNHPAYAVRFETTEDPKWTVVYDITKSLDWLQQQLVAAQLKRKHIIINVHRPPTDSNYSAEDIERFRRLVDFYKVKAIFHGHTHVAQKESNFGTVPVFNSGAAFIKTFLVAETNTRHAEVYVTRATDNKLESKPLGSFRIGTPVTAQRVHATYRIAANEVYVTLHQTPPHQLAWVRAEYTFNGKTQTVNFSTDQNPDEEIYLNFDGLSHSTTYPIKVTGYTDKGTSATYEGTVTTPGTFKQPIDLCARRYPDWQKDGFNVLWKRPPNDNWQGKAMFEVGIFNEDNLLVETITTTPDYNCQVPISFYNGYDKKKYYLGVRAFNMTSPGDKSLPTKSQLYFLPHMNC comes from the coding sequence ATGAACACCTTAGCGCATCACCTGAATACCACGACCTCATCCGAACTCCATGCGGCTTCGCCTTTGTGCTGGGTAATCACATCCGACCCACAATACCCTCGCACCCTTGAGTACGGGTACGACGAAAGCAAAGAAGGAAAGCAACTGTCGTCCGCTCAGATTTCCGAGCAATATCGTAAAATCAATACATTCAGACAACACCATCCTCTGGGCTTCGATAACGTACCGGTATTCATCAATGGCGATATCACCGAGTACTATAGAGGCTATCAGGTTTCCGAGATGAACAGGCAGATAGACACGCTTGGCAGCGCAGTCTATGTAGGGCTCGGCAATCATGATTACGACAACAACGTGAACGATTGTTATAGGAACGGCTGTGCACGGGATGCCGTCACGGACATGGTCGAGCGCGCCGGGAATCTAGCGCCAGACGCCTTTGACTTCAAGAATGAAATCTGGGACAGCTACACGGGCTACAAGCTCTTCAGAGGCAGCCTGGCCTACTCGAAGACCCTAGGCGACTTCACGTTCATCCAGCTTCAGAACCACCCTGCGTATGCGGTCAGATTCGAGACAACCGAAGACCCCAAGTGGACAGTGGTGTACGACATCACAAAATCCTTGGACTGGCTGCAACAGCAATTAGTCGCTGCCCAACTCAAGCGCAAACACATCATCATCAATGTCCATCGCCCTCCTACAGACAGCAATTATTCTGCTGAGGATATAGAGCGCTTCCGACGCCTGGTCGATTTTTATAAAGTAAAAGCCATTTTCCATGGCCACACGCATGTCGCCCAAAAGGAAAGCAATTTTGGCACGGTCCCGGTCTTCAACAGCGGCGCTGCATTCATCAAAACATTCTTGGTGGCCGAAACCAATACGCGTCATGCCGAGGTATACGTCACGCGCGCCACAGATAATAAGCTCGAAAGCAAGCCTCTCGGTTCTTTCCGCATCGGCACCCCCGTCACCGCTCAACGGGTACATGCGACGTATCGGATTGCTGCCAACGAAGTGTATGTCACCCTGCACCAGACCCCGCCCCATCAGTTGGCCTGGGTACGGGCCGAATATACGTTTAATGGAAAGACACAGACCGTAAACTTCTCAACAGACCAAAACCCCGACGAAGAAATCTACCTGAACTTCGACGGGCTCAGCCATAGCACCACCTACCCCATCAAAGTAACCGGTTATACCGACAAAGGAACATCCGCCACCTATGAAGGCACGGTCACCACACCCGGTACATTCAAGCAACCTATAGATCTTTGTGCCCGTCGCTACCCCGACTGGCAAAAGGACGGGTTCAACGTACTGTGGAAGCGCCCCCCCAACGACAATTGGCAAGGCAAGGCCATGTTCGAAGTCGGGATCTTCAATGAAGACAACCTCTTGGTCGAAACCATTACTACAACGCCCGACTATAACTGCCAAGTCCCTATCAGCTTCTATAATGGCTATGACAAGAAGAAGTACTATTTGGGCGTTCGCGCATTCAACATGACCTCGCCAGGCGACAAGAGCCTGCCCACGAAAAGCCAGCTGTACTTCCTGCCCCACATGAATTGCTAA